A region of the Acidimicrobiales bacterium genome:
GCGAGTAGCCGGCGGCGAGGGTGCCGCCCATGGCGGCCACGGCGACCACGACGATCACGATGAGCGAGGTGAACGGCCCGCGTCGCACCCCTACTCCCCTCCGCGGTCGTCGGCGCCCTCGGGCTCACCGAGGGCCGCCGAGGGGACCTCGTCGGTGACGCGGGCGTTGACGGCCAGGCGCAGGAAGCGCAGCACGATCCCGGGAGCGACCTCGATCTGCGCCTCGTCGTCGTCGAGCGCCACGATGCGGCCGACCACGCCGCCCGCGGTGATGACCTCGTCGCCCACCTCCAAGGACGCGACCAGTTCCTGCTGGCGACG
Encoded here:
- the yajC gene encoding preprotein translocase subunit YajC; the protein is MQVLFPLVFLALMWFLLVRPQKERVRRQQELVASLEVGDEVITAGGVVGRIVALDDDEAQIEVAPGIVLRFLRLAVNARVTDEVPSAALGEPEGADDRGGE